Proteins found in one Lusitaniella coriacea LEGE 07157 genomic segment:
- a CDS encoding TIGR02450 family Trp-rich protein, translating into MSKKQKFPHLLGSKWTALQKTFGWRHFQVVNRKNEGKWVFAEIVASCDPNVRFWINAKQFKDDTLWQAGWKTLQEMNAPPDTEEDLIAWE; encoded by the coding sequence ATGTCTAAAAAGCAAAAATTTCCCCATCTCCTCGGTTCCAAATGGACAGCGTTACAGAAAACCTTTGGCTGGCGGCACTTTCAAGTGGTTAATCGCAAAAACGAAGGGAAATGGGTTTTCGCAGAAATTGTCGCCTCCTGCGACCCCAACGTGCGCTTTTGGATCAACGCCAAGCAATTCAAAGATGACACGCTTTGGCAAGCGGGTTGGAAAACACTCCAAGAAATGAACGCCCCCCCAGATACCGAAGAGGATTTAATCGCTTGGGAATAA
- the ureA gene encoding urease subunit gamma yields the protein MQLTPQEKDKLLIFTAALLAERRKAKGIKLNYPEAIAYISAAILEGAREGRTVAELMSDGTTLLGRDDVMDGIPEMIEEVQVEATFPDGTKLVTVHDPIR from the coding sequence ATGCAACTCACTCCCCAAGAGAAAGACAAATTACTCATTTTCACAGCAGCACTGTTGGCAGAACGGCGTAAAGCTAAAGGGATCAAACTCAACTATCCCGAAGCCATTGCCTATATTTCCGCTGCAATTTTGGAAGGGGCAAGGGAAGGGCGAACGGTGGCAGAATTGATGAGTGACGGGACGACGTTATTGGGACGAGATGATGTGATGGACGGCATTCCTGAGATGATTGAGGAGGTGCAAGTCGAAGCAACATTTCCCGATGGAACGAAGTTAGTGACCGTTCACGACCCGATTCGGTAG
- a CDS encoding rhomboid family intramembrane serine protease — protein MSNPEEKSIANELQSHAIILGTFIAIFWIVEILDQAIFVGAGSLDQFGILPRTVLGLRGILFAPFLHGGWGHLIANTIPFAILGWLVMLQKTSDFFTVTAIAAVVGGLGTWLTGSPSYHIGASGLIYGYFGFLLLRGYYERNFASILLSLVVLFLYGGIIWGVLPTDPRISWQGHLFGLIGGVVAARFIGHNRRFQREIDKFKDQLNL, from the coding sequence ATGAGTAACCCAGAGGAAAAATCAATCGCCAACGAACTCCAATCCCACGCCATTATTCTAGGGACTTTTATCGCAATTTTTTGGATTGTTGAAATTCTCGACCAAGCTATCTTCGTAGGTGCAGGTAGCCTCGACCAGTTTGGTATTTTACCTCGAACTGTTCTGGGATTGCGCGGTATTCTTTTTGCCCCATTTCTCCACGGCGGGTGGGGACACTTAATCGCCAATACCATCCCTTTCGCCATTCTGGGATGGCTTGTCATGCTCCAGAAAACCAGCGATTTTTTCACCGTGACGGCAATTGCAGCAGTCGTTGGGGGATTGGGAACGTGGCTTACGGGTAGTCCTTCGTATCATATCGGTGCAAGCGGTCTGATTTACGGTTATTTTGGTTTCCTTCTGCTGCGGGGTTACTACGAACGCAACTTCGCCTCAATTTTGCTCTCCCTGGTTGTCCTGTTCCTGTATGGTGGAATCATTTGGGGCGTATTGCCGACAGATCCTAGAATTTCCTGGCAGGGTCACTTGTTTGGTTTAATTGGAGGAGTCGTTGCGGCTCGGTTTATCGGGCATAACCGACGCTTTCAACGAGAAATTGATAAATTTAAAGACCAATTAAACCTTTAG